The following proteins are encoded in a genomic region of Bacillus sp. FJAT-22090:
- a CDS encoding rhodanese-like domain-containing protein, with the protein MKEITAKEVEQKLENGEDLHIIDVREVDEVEAGKIANIIHIPLGLLEFRLQELSKSEQYIVVCRSGGRSGRATMFLESQGYDVTNMIGGMLAWEGEVR; encoded by the coding sequence ATGAAAGAGATTACAGCAAAAGAAGTAGAACAAAAACTTGAAAATGGCGAAGACCTTCATATAATTGATGTTCGTGAAGTAGATGAAGTAGAGGCTGGTAAAATAGCTAATATTATTCATATTCCACTTGGTTTGTTAGAATTTCGTTTGCAAGAATTATCTAAATCAGAACAATATATTGTAGTTTGCCGTTCAGGTGGAAGAAGTGGTCGAGCAACCATGTTCTTAGAAAGTCAGGGTTACGATGTGACAAATATGATTGGAGGAATGCTAGCTTGGGAAGGTGAAGTTCGCTAA
- a CDS encoding cytochrome P450 — protein MNSNQMPREEGIDHSLSFLREGYLYIPNRRKSFSSNVYETHLLGQKAICIGGKEAAEIFYDDEKFLRNGVAPKRVQKTLFGVGGVQSLDNEAHRHRKEMFMSLMTPDKLEELKNITKKQWENAVNKWELTDEVILYEESKEILCRTACEWAGVPLKEEEVKERTIQLGLLFESPTAIGPKHWKGRHARKNLEEWVAQLIEQVREGQLKPKEGSALHTISIHQDLKGELLDIEIAAVEVVNIIRPIVAIAIYINFTALAIHHHPEERGKLKVANNQYAQMFVQEVRRYYPFFPLVAAKVKNEFVWNGYTFEKGTLTLLDLYGTNHDAELWDNAEVFNPERFSNWKGSPFNFIPQGGGDYLLGHRCAGEFVTIEVMKVSLDYLVNKLKYDLPEQDLSYSMVSMPSIPHSKIILTNVERN, from the coding sequence ATGAATTCAAATCAGATGCCTCGTGAAGAGGGTATAGATCATAGCCTAAGTTTTTTGAGAGAGGGTTATTTGTATATTCCTAATAGGAGAAAAAGTTTCTCCTCCAATGTTTATGAGACCCATTTATTAGGTCAAAAAGCAATTTGTATAGGGGGAAAGGAAGCAGCGGAGATTTTTTATGATGACGAAAAGTTTTTGCGAAATGGGGTTGCTCCAAAGCGTGTTCAAAAGACTTTATTTGGCGTTGGGGGAGTTCAGTCTTTAGATAACGAGGCTCATAGACACCGTAAAGAAATGTTTATGTCACTGATGACACCAGATAAGCTGGAGGAGTTAAAGAATATCACTAAAAAGCAATGGGAAAATGCAGTCAATAAGTGGGAACTAACAGACGAAGTAATACTTTACGAGGAAAGTAAAGAAATCCTGTGTAGAACTGCTTGTGAGTGGGCTGGAGTGCCTTTAAAGGAAGAGGAAGTAAAGGAACGAACAATACAATTAGGATTATTATTCGAATCACCAACTGCAATTGGGCCAAAGCATTGGAAAGGTCGGCATGCCCGCAAAAATCTGGAGGAATGGGTTGCGCAATTGATTGAACAGGTAAGAGAAGGACAGTTGAAGCCCAAGGAGGGTTCTGCTCTCCATACCATTTCCATTCATCAAGATCTAAAAGGCGAGCTATTAGATATAGAAATAGCTGCAGTGGAAGTAGTAAATATTATTAGACCAATTGTAGCAATTGCTATTTATATTAATTTTACAGCGTTAGCCATCCATCATCATCCCGAGGAAAGAGGTAAGTTGAAGGTAGCAAATAATCAATATGCGCAAATGTTTGTTCAGGAAGTTCGACGATATTACCCTTTTTTTCCTTTAGTAGCTGCCAAGGTGAAAAATGAATTTGTGTGGAATGGTTACACCTTCGAAAAAGGAACATTGACTCTGCTCGATTTGTATGGAACAAATCATGACGCTGAACTTTGGGATAATGCGGAGGTTTTCAATCCTGAAAGGTTTAGTAACTGGAAAGGAAGCCCATTTAACTTTATTCCACAAGGTGGCGGTGACTATTTGCTGGGACATCGTTGTGCAGGTGAGTTTGTTACGATTGAGGTAATGAAAGTTAGTTTAGATTATTTAGTTAACAAGTTGAAATATGATCTTCCAGAACAAGACTTAAGCTATAGCATGGTGAGTATGCCTAGCATTCCTCATAGTAAAATAATATTAACAAACGTTGAAAGAAATTAA
- a CDS encoding DsrE/DsrF/DrsH-like family protein, with protein MSNKVAIIASNGGLFDAYKVFNIATAAAATEKEVTIFFTFEGLNLIHNQGMQALPMPEGREAIAEGFAKSDVPSIPQLVEMAQELGVKFIGCQMTMDVMGLTKEDFVDGMDVGGAVTFLEFAKDASPTLTF; from the coding sequence ATGTCAAATAAAGTAGCGATTATCGCAAGTAATGGTGGTCTATTCGACGCATATAAAGTATTTAATATAGCGACAGCTGCAGCTGCCACTGAAAAGGAAGTTACCATCTTCTTTACATTTGAAGGATTGAACTTGATTCACAACCAAGGTATGCAGGCACTACCTATGCCAGAAGGTCGTGAAGCTATTGCAGAAGGATTTGCAAAGTCCGATGTGCCAAGCATTCCGCAATTAGTTGAAATGGCTCAAGAACTTGGAGTGAAATTTATTGGTTGTCAAATGACAATGGATGTTATGGGATTAACGAAAGAAGATTTTGTAGATGGAATGGATGTTGGCGGAGCAGTGACCTTTTTAGAGTTCGCAAAAGACGCATCACCAACACTAACTTTTTAA
- a CDS encoding methyl-accepting chemotaxis protein, whose translation MNFKNIIKRMSSIKFKLISISILLLVIPLIVLGIASYERSASSLDEIGEQNLKNSVEMTLEMIRVLNESVEKGDLSLIEAQEKVKKAILGDVNPDGTRPINKNIGLGEHGYMYVLDSEGLELAHPTAEGENLWDSEDSNGVKFVQEIIKMGNDGGGFVYYEWPHPTNNKVIETKVSYSETDPYWGWVVNASTFMMDFNQPANEILQMISIVIGITLIVGILIIWLFANSIAKPIKKVSEHMNHLAHGDLTQGHIQVKSKDETGQLADAMNKMQSSIINAMKSISSSSETLSSHSEELTQSANEMKAGTEQIATTMQELAFGTESQANSTGELSSIMDSFVSRVIEANENGEKIQHSTSEVLQMTNKGKHLMESSNKQMERVNEIIRESVQQFQGFEERTKEIANLVTVIRDIAGQTNLLALNASIEAARAGEHGKGFAVVADEVRKLAEQVNDSVTDITAIVNNTQEEFIEVKSFLQSGYNEVEEGAGQIKSTGEAINNINVLVLEMVENVQTISNNLSEIAANSQEMNGSIEEIAAISEESAAGVEQTAATAEEASSSMEEVAESAEQLAKLAEDLNGVVQHFKL comes from the coding sequence ATGAACTTTAAAAATATTATAAAAAGGATGTCTTCCATTAAATTTAAACTTATTAGTATTTCCATCCTGCTTTTAGTAATTCCTTTAATTGTTCTTGGAATCGCTAGTTATGAAAGGAGTGCTTCCAGCTTAGATGAAATCGGAGAACAGAACCTAAAAAATAGCGTAGAAATGACCCTTGAAATGATACGTGTATTAAATGAAAGCGTAGAAAAAGGCGATTTGTCACTAATTGAAGCACAGGAAAAAGTTAAGAAAGCTATACTAGGCGATGTAAATCCAGATGGAACACGTCCAATCAATAAAAATATCGGCTTAGGTGAACATGGATACATGTATGTTTTGGATAGTGAAGGACTAGAACTTGCTCATCCAACCGCTGAAGGTGAAAATCTTTGGGACTCAGAAGATTCTAACGGAGTTAAATTTGTTCAAGAAATAATTAAAATGGGGAATGATGGTGGTGGATTCGTTTATTATGAATGGCCGCATCCAACAAACAACAAAGTGATAGAGACAAAGGTGTCTTATTCTGAAACCGATCCTTATTGGGGTTGGGTAGTCAATGCAAGTACTTTTATGATGGATTTCAATCAACCCGCTAATGAAATTTTACAGATGATTTCTATAGTAATTGGAATTACATTAATTGTTGGTATCTTGATCATATGGTTGTTTGCTAATAGTATTGCTAAACCGATTAAGAAAGTGTCTGAACATATGAACCATCTTGCTCATGGTGATTTGACTCAAGGACATATACAAGTGAAATCAAAAGATGAGACTGGCCAGCTTGCAGACGCAATGAATAAAATGCAAAGTAGTATAATAAATGCAATGAAAAGTATATCTAGTAGCTCAGAAACATTGTCGAGCCATAGTGAAGAGCTAACTCAATCTGCTAATGAAATGAAAGCAGGTACTGAACAAATAGCTACAACCATGCAGGAGTTGGCTTTTGGAACAGAATCACAAGCCAATAGCACTGGAGAATTGTCTTCCATAATGGATTCGTTTGTTTCTAGAGTGATAGAAGCTAATGAAAACGGAGAAAAAATCCAACATTCAACAAGTGAAGTTCTACAGATGACTAACAAGGGCAAGCATTTGATGGAATCCTCTAATAAACAGATGGAGAGAGTAAATGAGATTATAAGAGAATCCGTTCAACAATTCCAAGGTTTCGAGGAACGCACGAAAGAAATAGCTAATCTCGTTACCGTGATACGTGATATTGCAGGGCAAACCAATCTTTTAGCATTAAATGCTTCGATTGAAGCGGCACGCGCTGGAGAACACGGAAAAGGATTTGCTGTAGTTGCAGACGAAGTAAGGAAGCTTGCAGAGCAAGTAAATGATTCTGTCACTGACATTACGGCCATTGTAAATAATACACAAGAAGAGTTTATTGAAGTAAAAAGTTTCTTACAGAGTGGATATAATGAGGTCGAAGAAGGCGCAGGTCAAATTAAATCTACAGGCGAAGCGATTAACAATATCAATGTTTTAGTATTAGAAATGGTTGAAAATGTCCAAACAATCTCTAATAACTTATCTGAAATCGCAGCTAATAGCCAAGAGATGAATGGTTCAATAGAAGAAATAGCAGCTATATCGGAAGAATCAGCAGCGGGAGTAGAACAAACTGCCGCAACCGCGGAAGAAGCTAGTAGTTCGATGGAAGAAGTAGCTGAAAGCGCAGAACAACTTGCGAAGTTAGCTGAAGATTTAAATGGAGTTGTACAACACTTTAAACTTTAA
- a CDS encoding alpha/beta hydrolase: protein MNSPFTYKYTAPQVAEKNQPTLFLLHGMGSNEEDLPQLVKDFEKTHHIFSLRGPIVFNPGYAFFTIEEEGKPNREVFDKVLVYIQSFIRETIVEFELDSNQISVLGFSQGAVLAQALALTMGNELNSVVALSGYIPDFVKNEYSKRSIDHLDIFISHGDYDYIIPFQWGAESKDYFERLGAKVTFKTYNDGHGVPPENQQDLVEFLKKN, encoded by the coding sequence ATGAACTCACCTTTTACATACAAATATACCGCTCCACAGGTAGCAGAAAAAAATCAACCAACTTTGTTTTTATTACACGGCATGGGAAGTAATGAAGAGGATTTGCCTCAGCTAGTGAAGGACTTTGAAAAGACACATCATATTTTTAGCTTGCGCGGACCAATTGTTTTCAACCCTGGGTACGCGTTTTTTACAATAGAAGAAGAGGGCAAACCAAATCGAGAAGTATTTGATAAAGTACTGGTCTATATTCAATCTTTTATTCGCGAGACAATTGTAGAATTTGAGTTGGATTCTAACCAAATTTCTGTACTTGGCTTTAGTCAAGGTGCTGTGCTAGCACAAGCATTAGCTTTAACTATGGGAAATGAATTGAATAGTGTTGTTGCTTTGAGTGGCTATATACCGGACTTTGTAAAAAATGAATATAGCAAAAGATCTATTGATCATTTAGATATTTTTATTTCTCATGGTGATTATGATTACATTATTCCTTTCCAATGGGGTGCTGAAAGTAAGGATTATTTCGAAAGGCTCGGTGCTAAGGTTACCTTTAAAACATATAACGATGGTCACGGTGTACCACCGGAAAATCAGCAGGATCTTGTGGAGTTTTTGAAGAAGAATTAA
- a CDS encoding MBL fold metallo-hydrolase has translation MTLNKWTAEQVAKKVMKNERLFILDVRNADAFADWKIEGHKFEYLNIPYFELLDGVEDILQQIPSDTPLLVVCAKEGSSIMVAEMLSDAGRDAAYLEGGMKTWSEYLEPVKVSNLENGGELYQFVRLGKGCLSYMIISNGEAAIVDATRMVDVFTDFAASKNVKITNVFDTHLHADHISGGRHIAEKTGATYYLPPKDAVEVVFDYTPLENGVEVRIGDSTIAIQSLYSPGHTIGSTSFVVDNKFLLTGDILFIDSIGRPDLAGLAEDWVGDLRETLYSRYRELSNELIVLPAHFMIIDELNEDGTVAKRLGDLFEENHGLNITDETEFRSIVTDNLPPQPNAYEEIRQVNMGKIVPSGDEQTEMEIGPNRCAVR, from the coding sequence ATGACTTTGAATAAATGGACAGCAGAACAAGTAGCAAAGAAAGTAATGAAGAACGAAAGATTATTTATTTTAGATGTTCGGAATGCTGATGCTTTTGCTGACTGGAAAATTGAAGGTCACAAATTTGAGTATTTAAATATTCCATACTTTGAATTATTGGATGGAGTAGAAGATATTTTACAGCAAATTCCTTCAGATACACCTTTATTAGTTGTTTGTGCAAAGGAAGGCTCATCTATAATGGTAGCAGAAATGCTTTCTGATGCAGGGCGTGATGCAGCATACTTAGAGGGTGGTATGAAAACGTGGAGCGAATATCTAGAACCAGTAAAAGTAAGTAATCTTGAAAATGGGGGAGAGCTTTACCAATTCGTAAGATTAGGTAAAGGGTGTCTTTCTTATATGATTATTTCAAATGGAGAAGCTGCAATTGTTGACGCAACACGGATGGTAGATGTATTTACAGATTTTGCAGCAAGTAAAAACGTGAAGATAACAAATGTATTTGACACTCACTTACATGCGGATCATATTTCTGGGGGACGTCATATTGCAGAAAAGACTGGTGCAACTTATTACTTGCCACCAAAAGATGCAGTGGAAGTTGTATTTGATTACACACCTTTAGAAAACGGAGTAGAGGTGAGAATTGGCGATAGTACGATTGCCATTCAATCCCTGTATTCACCTGGACACACAATTGGGTCAACATCATTTGTTGTAGATAATAAGTTTTTATTAACAGGAGATATCTTATTTATTGATTCCATAGGAAGACCTGATTTGGCGGGTCTTGCAGAGGACTGGGTAGGTGATCTCCGTGAAACTCTATATAGTCGTTATCGTGAGCTTTCAAATGAGTTAATCGTATTACCTGCACACTTTATGATTATCGATGAGTTAAACGAGGATGGTACAGTGGCAAAACGTTTAGGCGATTTGTTTGAAGAAAACCATGGTTTAAATATAACGGATGAAACAGAATTCCGTAGTATTGTTACGGATAATTTACCTCCTCAGCCAAATGCATACGAAGAAATTCGTCAAGTTAATATGGGGAAAATTGTCCCTTCAGGTGACGAACAAACAGAAATGGAAATCGGTCCAAACCGTTGTGCAGTACGGTAA
- a CDS encoding sulfurtransferase TusA family protein, whose protein sequence is MKVDYSLDAKGLACPMPIVKTKKAMNDLIDGQIIEVVATDRGSKADIAAWSETVGHQYLGTVEDGDVLKHYIRKCSNETVVEKLHEQVIHLDELLTKVSEGALLLDVREEAEYAFGHIEGAKSIPMGELEERINELEKDKSIYVICRTGKRSDLAAQKLADNGFTNVWNVIPGMTQWKGAIKKSI, encoded by the coding sequence ATGAAAGTAGACTATTCTTTAGACGCTAAGGGCTTGGCTTGTCCGATGCCTATTGTTAAAACTAAAAAAGCGATGAATGATTTGATAGATGGTCAAATAATCGAGGTAGTAGCAACGGATCGAGGGTCAAAAGCGGATATTGCAGCATGGTCTGAAACGGTCGGTCACCAATATCTTGGGACAGTTGAGGATGGGGATGTATTAAAGCATTATATCCGTAAGTGTTCCAACGAAACGGTTGTGGAAAAGTTACATGAACAAGTCATTCATTTGGACGAACTTTTAACAAAAGTTTCAGAGGGAGCTTTACTTTTAGATGTCCGAGAAGAAGCAGAATATGCTTTTGGGCATATCGAAGGCGCGAAATCGATTCCAATGGGCGAATTGGAGGAGCGGATAAACGAGCTAGAAAAAGATAAATCCATATATGTTATTTGCCGTACAGGTAAGCGTAGTGATTTAGCGGCACAAAAATTAGCGGATAATGGTTTTACAAATGTCTGGAACGTAATACCTGGTATGACCCAATGGAAAGGCGCTATTAAAAAATCAATTTAA
- a CDS encoding ABC transporter ATP-binding protein, producing the protein MEKLVLDNIFKVYDDGSTAVSNFNLRVQDQEFIVLVGPSGCGKSTTLRMIAGLEEITTGELRIEGKLMNDVPPKDRDIAMVFQNYALYPHMNVYDNMAFGLKLRKFSKAEIDQRVKNAADILGLQQLLDKKPKALSGGQRQRVALGRAIVRDAKLFLMDEPLSNLDAKLRVQMRAEIAKLHLRLKTTTVYVTHDQTEAMTMASRLVVMKDGFIQQIGSPKEVYENPENVFVGGFIGSPAMNFFEGKVNNGYFKIGDFNLRIPAEKWNLLNSQGFDGKIVILGVRPEHISGDTEALALFPDSIVDADIEVSELTGAELMVYSSIANQQYVARINADATMEPGQKVKLAFDLTRAHFFDKETESRIR; encoded by the coding sequence ATGGAGAAGTTAGTTCTTGATAATATTTTTAAAGTTTATGATGACGGTTCTACTGCAGTTTCCAATTTTAATTTACGTGTTCAGGATCAAGAGTTTATCGTTTTGGTTGGACCATCCGGCTGCGGAAAATCTACAACACTCCGGATGATTGCCGGTCTTGAAGAAATTACGACTGGTGAATTGCGAATCGAAGGCAAATTAATGAATGATGTCCCTCCAAAAGATCGTGATATCGCAATGGTATTTCAAAACTATGCACTGTATCCGCATATGAATGTCTACGATAATATGGCTTTCGGATTAAAACTTAGAAAGTTTTCAAAAGCTGAAATTGATCAGCGTGTAAAAAATGCAGCTGACATTCTTGGCCTGCAGCAACTATTAGATAAGAAGCCAAAAGCTCTATCTGGTGGTCAACGTCAGCGGGTAGCACTTGGTCGCGCAATTGTGCGTGATGCAAAATTATTCCTAATGGATGAACCATTATCTAACCTTGATGCAAAACTGCGTGTTCAAATGCGTGCTGAAATTGCAAAATTACACCTTCGCCTGAAAACAACTACAGTTTATGTAACACATGACCAAACAGAAGCAATGACTATGGCATCACGTCTTGTCGTTATGAAAGATGGTTTCATACAACAAATCGGATCACCGAAAGAAGTGTATGAGAACCCAGAAAATGTCTTTGTAGGTGGATTTATTGGTTCACCAGCAATGAACTTTTTTGAAGGAAAAGTTAATAATGGTTATTTCAAGATTGGTGATTTTAATCTGAGAATTCCTGCGGAGAAATGGAACTTGCTTAATTCCCAAGGATTTGATGGGAAAATAGTTATATTAGGTGTAAGACCTGAACATATCTCTGGAGATACTGAAGCTCTCGCTCTATTTCCTGACTCTATAGTAGATGCTGATATAGAAGTTTCCGAATTAACAGGGGCTGAACTTATGGTGTATTCATCTATTGCAAACCAACAATATGTAGCTAGAATAAATGCTGATGCTACAATGGAACCTGGTCAAAAAGTTAAACTCGCATTCGACTTAACTAGAGCCCACTTCTTCGATAAGGAAACAGAAAGTCGCATTAGATAG
- a CDS encoding metal-sensitive transcriptional regulator, giving the protein MSSYDAKTINRIKRIEGQLRGILRMMEEGKDCKEVVTQLSAVRSAADRTIGVIVSNNLLECVQNAEGNSDKVNSAIQEAMNLVVKSR; this is encoded by the coding sequence ATGTCGTCTTATGATGCCAAAACGATTAATCGGATTAAGCGTATAGAAGGACAGCTACGAGGAATATTACGTATGATGGAAGAGGGGAAAGATTGTAAAGAAGTAGTTACTCAACTTTCAGCAGTTCGTTCAGCAGCGGACCGAACCATTGGTGTAATAGTAAGTAACAATCTATTAGAATGTGTACAAAACGCAGAAGGTAATTCTGATAAAGTAAATTCAGCAATTCAAGAAGCGATGAACCTAGTAGTTAAGAGCCGATAA
- a CDS encoding DMT family transporter, with protein sequence MNKKAFLLAIFTVFIWSSSFASISASLQGGYSAGHLILFRFIIASFIFVILAFIPQMRFSLPKKEDILPIFALGWIGISIYHVCVTFGQLTITAGTAGMLIGSAPIFTTIIAVVVLKERIGTFGWIGLGFGFSGITIIGLGTGESSFDISPGVFLVIIAALATSIFFVFQKSLLTKYTPIELTAYFTWAGTLPFLFFAPGLIEGIQHASLEANLSSIYIGIFPTAIAYLTWAYALSQSKASSVSSLLYAEPVLSIFIAWIWLHELPSPLSISGGIIAISGVLIVQLFGRRNKKK encoded by the coding sequence TTGAATAAAAAAGCATTTCTCTTGGCAATATTTACTGTATTTATATGGAGCTCATCATTCGCTTCGATAAGCGCCAGTCTTCAAGGAGGCTACTCTGCTGGTCACTTGATATTATTTCGTTTTATTATTGCTTCCTTTATATTTGTTATTCTAGCTTTTATACCTCAAATGAGATTTAGTTTACCTAAAAAAGAAGATATATTACCCATTTTCGCTCTAGGTTGGATTGGAATTAGTATTTATCATGTCTGTGTAACATTCGGTCAATTGACTATCACTGCTGGTACTGCCGGTATGCTCATTGGTTCAGCACCTATTTTCACTACGATCATTGCTGTAGTTGTGTTAAAAGAACGAATCGGGACATTTGGATGGATAGGATTAGGGTTCGGGTTTAGCGGTATTACAATAATCGGCTTAGGAACTGGGGAATCATCTTTTGACATTTCTCCTGGTGTATTTTTAGTGATTATAGCTGCTTTAGCTACTTCCATCTTTTTTGTTTTCCAAAAATCTTTATTAACAAAATATACCCCGATCGAATTAACAGCGTATTTTACGTGGGCAGGGACTTTACCTTTTCTATTTTTTGCTCCTGGTCTTATAGAAGGTATACAGCATGCATCGCTTGAAGCTAACTTGTCATCCATTTATATAGGAATTTTCCCTACGGCAATCGCATATCTTACGTGGGCATATGCATTGTCTCAAAGCAAAGCAAGTTCAGTTTCCAGCTTGCTCTATGCAGAACCCGTACTATCCATTTTCATAGCTTGGATCTGGTTGCATGAATTACCGTCACCTCTATCTATTAGCGGAGGAATAATTGCCATTTCAGGCGTTCTAATCGTTCAATTGTTCGGTAGAAGGAATAAGAAAAAATAA
- a CDS encoding sulfite exporter TauE/SafE family protein has product MDIAWIITIFLIGFIGSYISGMLGIGGSIIKYPMLLYIPPMFGFVAFTAHEVSGISAVQVLFASIAGVWAYRKGGYLNKSLIVYMGGAILVGSFVGSFSSQSLSEASVNIVYGILALIAAIMMFIPNKQVDDIPLDQVTFNKPLAAMLSFIVGIGSGIVGAAGGFLLVPIMLVVLKIPTRMTIATSLAITFISSIGATIGKVTTGQVEYFPAVIMIIASLIAAPLGAKFGKRLNTKILKMILAVLILATAIKIWMDIL; this is encoded by the coding sequence ATGGATATAGCATGGATTATTACTATCTTTTTAATAGGCTTTATCGGTTCATATATTTCAGGGATGCTTGGTATAGGTGGATCGATTATTAAATACCCAATGCTACTATATATTCCCCCAATGTTCGGATTTGTAGCTTTCACAGCGCATGAAGTTTCTGGTATTAGCGCAGTCCAGGTACTTTTTGCATCGATAGCTGGTGTATGGGCATATCGTAAAGGCGGTTATTTAAATAAATCTCTTATCGTCTATATGGGAGGAGCTATTTTAGTAGGGAGCTTTGTTGGTAGTTTTAGTTCCCAATCTTTATCGGAAGCAAGTGTGAATATTGTATATGGTATACTCGCATTAATTGCAGCAATTATGATGTTCATCCCAAATAAACAAGTGGATGATATTCCGCTCGATCAAGTAACATTTAACAAACCATTAGCAGCTATGCTTTCATTTATTGTAGGTATTGGATCAGGGATTGTAGGAGCAGCTGGTGGATTTTTGTTAGTGCCGATCATGCTCGTTGTTCTAAAAATTCCTACACGTATGACCATTGCAACAAGTCTTGCGATTACTTTTATATCATCAATTGGAGCTACAATTGGTAAAGTTACTACGGGGCAAGTAGAATACTTTCCGGCAGTCATTATGATCATTGCAAGTCTTATTGCAGCGCCACTAGGAGCAAAATTTGGGAAACGTTTGAACACAAAGATACTTAAAATGATTTTAGCGGTGCTTATTTTAGCGACTGCTATTAAAATTTGGATGGATATATTGTAA
- a CDS encoding sulfurtransferase TusA family protein has translation MYSTKLLDAKGLACPMPIVRTKKAIDTIESGEILEVHVTDKGAVADIPAWAASGGHTIIEQKEEDDVLKFWIQKA, from the coding sequence ATGTATTCTACTAAACTATTAGATGCAAAAGGATTAGCTTGCCCGATGCCAATCGTTCGTACGAAAAAGGCTATAGACACTATTGAATCAGGCGAAATATTAGAAGTACATGTTACCGACAAAGGAGCCGTTGCAGACATTCCAGCATGGGCGGCTTCAGGCGGACACACGATTATAGAGCAAAAAGAAGAGGATGACGTTCTGAAATTCTGGATTCAAAAAGCATAA
- a CDS encoding rhodanese-like domain-containing protein, translated as MEWVFIVVIVGFFAWRLMPSKGVKTISTSELKNMLNDQDKVFVDVRTPSEYKAQNIRQFKNIPLGSSFEKLPKDKEIVVICQSGMRSNTACKKLKMLGYERVTNVRGGMSAWH; from the coding sequence ATGGAATGGGTTTTTATTGTTGTAATTGTTGGTTTTTTTGCATGGAGACTGATGCCTTCAAAAGGCGTAAAAACAATCTCTACATCAGAGTTGAAAAATATGTTGAACGATCAAGATAAAGTATTTGTTGATGTGAGAACTCCTTCTGAGTATAAGGCACAAAATATACGACAATTCAAAAACATCCCACTTGGTTCATCGTTTGAAAAGTTGCCAAAGGATAAAGAAATTGTTGTTATTTGTCAGAGTGGTATGCGGAGCAATACTGCTTGCAAAAAATTAAAGATGCTAGGATACGAGCGCGTGACAAATGTCCGTGGGGGCATGAGTGCATGGCATTAA